The Terriglobia bacterium sequence CGGATAGCAAACGGTAGATAATCTCAAGACGATCCCTCATTAAGGAGAGCCATAGAGAGTGTTCTACCCCGTCATCGTAATGAGTGAACGCACTGCCAGTATTGTATGGTGGATCAATGAAGACACACCTGATTCTGCCGGCGAAATCTTGTTCGAGCGCCTTGAGAGCAAGAAGGTTGTCCCCGAAGATGAGTCGATTGTCGAAAACATCGTGGCCGGAGACACGGTGTGAAGCGTGGTACGATTTCTGGCGCTCCTCCAGCAGGATGCGCGGCTCCAGCTTGGGCCGGTTCTCCTTCCCGATCCAAGTGAGCTCCAACTTCACCTTATGATTCAGGCTCACGAAAGTCTCTTGCTTCCTACCCTGCCTCGGTACCTGCAGCGTCAAAGGCTTCGACGGCGGCCTTGAGTTCACCTAATGAGGCCCATGCCAGTGCCCCGCTCGGGACGACTTTTTGTGGATCAATGAGACAATCGAGCACGCTAGCAATTTTCCGGAAGGCCTCCTCATCCGACTTGAGTCTTGCCAATGCCGAGTAGGGCTTATTACCGCCGACGCTCTCACCAAGAAAGGCCTCTTCAAAGTTTGGGATAGAGGCCACCAACCGAACCCTGCCTGCCCGACGCCCCTCTTCAGTAGCGGAGAGAAGTTTTTCATTCTCGGACCAAGCGGAATTAGCACGTTCCTTTTTTGACTTCTTCCCTTGGACCTTCTCCCTGTCAGCATCGTGCAGGATGCCATAGCCCTTATCAAATTGGTCCAGAATTTTACAAAGAGCAGAAAGACAAGCCTTCCCTCGCGCCCTGACCACGTGAATGTCTTTGTATGTTGTCCCGTCTTGGGCAATAACATGTCTAAACGCTGTGTATTCCGTGTCGCCTTCGACGAGCACAGTCTTTCCACCAAAGAAGAATTCAGCGACATATGGATCGCAAAGGTTCAATAGTTTCAACTCAATTCGATCGTCCTCATCAAGCTTCGCCTTCTTCGGCCTGTAGATCGTGGTTCCTTGAACGGTACCGTTCGACAGAAGTTCGACCCGAACGATAGACGTGTTATCACGGGAGAGATCAATAAATACTGGCGAATGAGTTGTTATCATTACCTGCCAGTTCTTCGTTTTTGGGAGGTCGTATAGAACCCTACATGCTTCTCGGATAGCGTCTGGATGAAGACAAATCTCTGGTTCATCCATAAGAAGAAGATGTGGCCGATCTGTACCAGAGC is a genomic window containing:
- a CDS encoding site-specific DNA-methyltransferase, whose translation is MNHKVKLELTWIGKENRPKLEPRILLEERQKSYHASHRVSGHDVFDNRLIFGDNLLALKALEQDFAGRIRCVFIDPPYNTGSAFTHYDDGVEHSLWLSLMRDRLEIIYRLLSADGSLWITIDDNEAHYLKVLCDEVFGRVNFVANVLWQKSHTRENRTDISAIHDHVLVFAKQREMFKNTRNPLPGSARFLTA